A genomic region of Pseudomonas migulae contains the following coding sequences:
- a CDS encoding beta strand repeat-containing protein: MSNVRTHRISRQALPRLKPLSHAVLCVIYSLAPLPALALDSNALPTNGQVVAGSATVNSNGNVMTVNQGSDRAIINWNTFNIGSGAQVNFHQPGSSSVALNRVTGSDGSQILGQLNANGQVFLINPSGVLFGAGSMVNVGGLVASSLDISNSDFLAGRNVFSGKSQGAVINQGVITAGDGGSVALLGAQVRNEGTVVARLGSVVLGGGEKITLDLNGDGLINLEVNDPAVGASVVNRGLLQANGGLVALSARDSQAMLSNVVNNEGVIEARSLQQRNGRIVLDGGSHGVVANSGTLDVSGRNSGERGGNVSMTGEYVGLFDSGRINADGDVAGGTVLLGGDYQGSNGVHQATSTYMGRDARISADALSNGNGGKVILWSLDSTQFHGGISVKGAGRQGRGGLVETSGHALDVTGIVDLSAVSGQGGTWLIDPFNINITAPASAGGATSTSPFTSSGASSSNLSSAVLNASLSEGANVIVQTTSVGGTSGDINVLDNVRGVGNATLTLQAHRNIVMTNTSISNGTGKTLNVSLYSNFNNSGNGSVALSNATLSTNGGNLTISGAVQPNQSYASTNVSNGNGISLSNGTRITTSGGNVVLRGATSATLAAGSTATAVNIRGSSIDAGGGNISITALQASTSGTGDAFVLTAGSSLLTTGIGSITVDSTNLGSGNATRIFSTNNSIAATGSGDVTLRGTAASGYGVLVCATAASSSQSLTVGTGRLTVQGNSDTGRGVYLAASGDGAVNLGSAQGGDIVLNGHSNGSYGTILNSTGATSSINLATDGDITLTGTTEGGTTPALALIASGSGTAATPGAGINIASTGGDVLLKANHNTVSTASGSFKALSLDASGDYSTIRVATRSGNLTLDGTSVSGRGVDIAPSGANAAIDLSTTSGDINISGNSTTASGGYGIFFNSTGNSRGVNVASDSGNITLRGDSVGTSDAIALGGSTGNGVSSNRITSQGGDITLIGNFHSPNSAELDHGIAILAVNNILKTSGDGNLTLIGNATDFGSGIEIYGNGKAQLSVENGALSINGSSGAGDGIGLLTGQNVIQATGTGSVTLEGQSRGGVGLNIYPSGNSSSLTLSTVSGDLSLTGTSAATSSEAGLSIRSGASGPGNGVRIVSDSGDIRLVGTAQGSGDGIAFSASNANGYNRVTTGGDGNLTLIGRSAGGAALSFDDGNNSLQVVDGLLLVDVDTPTGQFITHTDDTTSLSASGDGAVVISRGGLINSSLFDSAIAPTTQYLHMQMANSAWSQPLTPDYHLTAMGSVADQVDIKVAPWSTVAAAGTSGPRSSSQTERE; encoded by the coding sequence GTGAGCAACGTTCGAACCCACCGCATCAGTCGCCAGGCGCTACCGCGTCTCAAACCCCTCAGCCATGCCGTGCTCTGTGTGATTTACAGCCTTGCGCCGCTGCCGGCGCTGGCACTGGACAGCAACGCGCTGCCCACCAACGGCCAGGTGGTTGCCGGTAGCGCCACCGTCAACAGCAACGGCAACGTGATGACCGTGAATCAGGGCAGCGACCGGGCGATCATCAACTGGAACACCTTCAATATCGGCAGTGGCGCCCAGGTCAATTTTCACCAGCCGGGCAGTTCATCGGTCGCCCTGAATCGGGTGACCGGCAGCGACGGCTCGCAGATTCTCGGCCAGTTGAACGCCAACGGTCAGGTGTTTCTGATCAACCCGTCCGGGGTGTTGTTTGGTGCGGGCTCGATGGTCAACGTTGGCGGGCTGGTGGCCAGTTCGCTGGATATTTCCAACAGCGATTTTCTCGCCGGGCGCAACGTGTTCTCCGGCAAAAGCCAGGGCGCGGTCATCAACCAAGGGGTGATCACGGCGGGAGACGGCGGCAGCGTCGCGCTGCTCGGTGCCCAGGTGCGCAATGAAGGCACCGTGGTCGCCCGACTGGGCTCGGTCGTGCTGGGTGGCGGCGAGAAGATCACCCTCGACCTCAACGGCGACGGCTTGATCAACCTCGAAGTCAACGACCCGGCGGTGGGCGCCAGCGTGGTCAACCGCGGGCTATTGCAAGCCAACGGTGGCCTGGTGGCGCTCAGCGCGCGGGATTCCCAGGCGATGCTCAGCAATGTGGTGAACAACGAGGGGGTGATCGAAGCGCGCAGCCTGCAGCAACGCAACGGTCGCATCGTGCTCGATGGCGGCAGTCACGGCGTGGTGGCCAACAGCGGTACCCTCGACGTGTCCGGGCGCAACAGTGGCGAGCGCGGCGGCAACGTTAGCATGACCGGGGAGTATGTCGGTCTGTTCGACAGTGGCCGAATCAATGCCGACGGCGATGTCGCGGGCGGCACCGTGCTGCTGGGTGGCGACTATCAGGGCAGCAACGGCGTTCACCAGGCAACGTCCACCTACATGGGCCGCGATGCGCGCATCAGCGCCGATGCCTTGAGCAACGGCAATGGCGGCAAAGTCATTCTCTGGTCGCTGGACAGCACGCAGTTCCACGGCGGCATCAGCGTCAAAGGTGCCGGCAGACAGGGGCGGGGCGGGTTGGTGGAAACCTCAGGGCACGCGCTGGATGTCACCGGTATCGTCGACCTCAGCGCGGTGTCGGGCCAGGGCGGTACCTGGCTGATTGACCCGTTCAACATCAACATCACCGCGCCCGCCAGTGCCGGCGGCGCCACCAGCACCAGTCCGTTCACGTCCAGTGGCGCCAGCAGTTCCAACCTCAGCTCGGCAGTGCTCAACGCGTCGTTGTCCGAAGGGGCGAACGTCATTGTACAAACGACCTCGGTGGGCGGGACTTCCGGCGACATCAACGTGCTGGACAACGTCCGCGGGGTCGGCAACGCGACCCTGACGTTGCAGGCTCACCGCAACATCGTGATGACCAACACCAGCATCAGCAACGGTACGGGCAAGACCCTCAACGTGTCGCTGTACTCGAACTTCAACAACAGCGGCAACGGCTCGGTGGCGCTGAGCAATGCGACCCTCAGCACCAACGGCGGCAACCTGACCATCAGCGGCGCGGTGCAGCCGAACCAGTCTTACGCCAGCACCAACGTCAGCAACGGCAACGGCATTTCCCTGAGCAACGGCACGCGCATCACCACCAGCGGAGGCAACGTCGTCCTGCGCGGCGCCACGTCCGCCACCCTGGCGGCAGGTTCCACGGCAACGGCGGTGAACATCCGTGGCAGCAGCATCGACGCCGGTGGCGGCAACATCAGCATCACCGCGCTGCAAGCGAGCACCAGCGGGACCGGCGACGCCTTCGTCCTGACCGCAGGCAGCAGTTTGCTGACCACGGGCATCGGATCGATCACGGTCGACAGTACCAACCTGGGCAGCGGCAACGCGACACGGATCTTCAGCACCAACAACAGCATCGCCGCCACCGGTTCCGGCGATGTGACACTGCGCGGCACGGCGGCTTCCGGCTATGGCGTGCTGGTCTGCGCGACGGCGGCGTCGTCTTCGCAGAGCCTGACGGTCGGCACCGGAAGGCTCACGGTGCAGGGCAATAGCGACACCGGCAGGGGTGTGTACCTGGCCGCTTCGGGCGATGGCGCCGTCAACCTGGGTTCGGCACAGGGCGGTGACATTGTGCTGAACGGCCATAGCAACGGCAGCTACGGCACGATCCTCAATTCGACCGGTGCCACCTCATCGATCAACCTCGCTACCGACGGCGACATCACCCTGACCGGGACCACCGAAGGCGGCACCACACCGGCTTTGGCACTGATCGCATCGGGCAGCGGCACCGCCGCGACACCCGGCGCGGGGATCAACATCGCCAGCACCGGCGGTGATGTCCTGCTCAAGGCCAACCACAACACCGTGAGCACTGCGAGCGGCTCGTTCAAGGCATTGTCGCTGGACGCCAGCGGTGATTATTCGACGATTCGTGTCGCGACCCGCAGCGGCAACCTGACGCTGGATGGCACCAGCGTTTCCGGGCGCGGCGTCGATATTGCGCCGTCGGGCGCCAACGCCGCCATTGACCTGTCGACCACCAGCGGTGACATCAACATCAGCGGCAACAGCACGACGGCCTCCGGTGGCTATGGGATTTTCTTCAACTCCACGGGCAATTCCAGAGGCGTCAACGTCGCCAGCGATTCCGGCAACATCACCTTGCGCGGCGATTCAGTGGGCACCTCGGATGCCATCGCCCTGGGCGGCAGCACCGGCAACGGCGTTTCCAGCAACCGCATCACCTCCCAGGGCGGCGACATCACCCTGATCGGCAACTTCCACTCGCCCAACAGCGCCGAGCTGGACCACGGTATCGCCATCCTTGCCGTCAACAACATCCTGAAAACCAGCGGTGACGGCAACCTGACCCTGATCGGCAATGCCACCGATTTCGGCAGCGGGATCGAGATCTACGGCAACGGCAAGGCGCAGCTCAGCGTTGAAAACGGTGCGTTGAGCATCAATGGCAGCAGCGGCGCGGGCGACGGCATTGGTCTGCTGACCGGGCAAAACGTGATCCAGGCCACGGGCACCGGCTCGGTCACCCTCGAGGGACAATCCCGGGGCGGCGTCGGCCTCAATATTTATCCGTCGGGCAATAGCAGTTCGCTGACGCTGTCGACCGTCAGCGGCGATCTGTCCCTGACCGGCACCAGCGCCGCCACCTCGTCCGAGGCCGGCCTGAGCATTCGCAGCGGCGCCTCGGGGCCGGGCAACGGAGTAAGGATTGTTTCCGACAGCGGCGACATTCGCCTGGTGGGCACCGCGCAAGGCAGCGGCGACGGGATTGCGTTCAGCGCTTCCAATGCCAACGGCTACAACCGCGTGACCACGGGCGGCGACGGCAACCTGACCCTGATCGGCAGAAGTGCCGGCGGGGCGGCCTTGAGCTTCGACGACGGCAATAACAGCCTGCAGGTCGTTGACGGTTTGTTGCTGGTGGATGTCGACACGCCAACCGGCCAATTCATCACCCACACTGATGACACCACCAGCCTGTCGGCCAGCGGTGACGGCGCCGTGGTGATTTCACGGGGCGGACTGATCAACAGCAGCCTGTTCGACAGCGCAATCGCACCGACCACCCAGTACCTGCACATGCAGATGGCGAACAGCGCCTGGAGCCAACCCCTGACACCCGATTACCACCTCACCGCCATGGGCAGCGTTGCCGACCAGGTGGACATCAAGGTCGCGCCATGGTCCACCGTCGCTGCCGCTGGCACGTCGGGTCCCCGTTCTTCCAGTCAAACCGAGCGAGAGTAA
- a CDS encoding porin: MNKHDLFTRASRAFGPGRLTFLAAALMAAQVQADTLPSAGTLFDSNREALRPTESVQPAAPGSVRIDSQDAEPEPRADATASSIKLEVKGFTFSGNHEISDTRLQEQLKPYTRRVLDLNGLREAAAQITELYRARGYLVARAYLPAQEIQDGQVTIGIQEGVIGTVVAMPGPNVRLRPGMQQRFVDALQPGTIIREQDLERVLLRLSDIAGVAVRAILRPSQQPGAADIVLELNEMTAFTARAAIDNYGNYFTGSNRLTSSVSLNDAFGFGETFTVNSQNSFEGLEIKGVGFQQPLGASGISIGANYAELEYAIGKNLKAVNADGTAKVSSVFLNSSLLRSRDTNISLNLSEEHRHFEDEAGDFAVKKSAVFRSAALYGNWRDGWQGSNLWSLAFGVGDLDKNTAADAALDDFTAKAAGTYKKTNASFSRLQTLGYGYSLYGSIAGQWADKNLDSSEKLSLGGPNGVRAYPVGEAAGDEGILGRVELRKYLGTFHGAIAEGALFADGGKVRVNKNPWDNSENDLTRYGYGVGVNLYHRELVMNASLAFSPGDNPTSDDRAARRLWFSISGSPQAFAGLASDLGSKGEDFEVPETQTVFYGSLGIVPEYVDRHGATAAAPANQSRLATPNGRNMASFWRARDNVSYVGGHGGYALTDDWNLLWQLEYGISLNYTASDDPSVVQSASPSTKLRNSGAAFNNGQYGTLLYGIWDMPMKEATTSLDPFHGKTSAAYYNIIGSPGFSTSLATNVNGPSGTAEESNNDDAAFNRRQAGVVQYWTPEWYGLQLKLAYSNNGTRSAEDVGNGYIYGGSLTYTHGGFTAVVAAERHVDYFGVASLGRNARGVGSTTHVTDGTSSDDFSVRYGLAYDFGDTKLSAIADDLSYSEDGVINNSTTSSDLSKYRRRAYLLGVTHNIGAWQLRASYAQALPGECSMIAARAIDCDTHGMGATQYAVGATYKLTKNTDLFGQYVILKNQSLANYNFALTGVYAASGYAPGAGTTISAIGTGINYSF; encoded by the coding sequence ATGAACAAACACGATCTGTTTACCCGGGCGTCCCGAGCCTTCGGGCCTGGCCGCCTGACGTTCCTGGCGGCGGCCTTGATGGCTGCGCAGGTCCAGGCCGATACGTTGCCGTCCGCCGGCACCCTGTTCGATAGCAACCGCGAGGCCCTGCGGCCGACCGAAAGCGTGCAGCCCGCAGCCCCTGGCAGCGTGCGCATCGACAGCCAGGACGCCGAGCCCGAGCCCCGCGCCGATGCGACGGCTTCATCGATAAAGCTTGAGGTCAAAGGCTTCACCTTCAGCGGCAACCATGAAATCAGCGACACCCGGTTGCAAGAGCAACTCAAGCCTTATACCCGACGGGTCCTGGACCTCAACGGCCTGCGCGAAGCGGCGGCGCAGATCACCGAGTTGTACCGGGCCCGCGGTTATCTGGTGGCCCGGGCGTATCTGCCGGCCCAGGAAATCCAGGATGGCCAGGTCACCATTGGCATTCAGGAAGGCGTGATCGGCACGGTCGTCGCGATGCCAGGGCCGAACGTGCGTTTGCGCCCCGGCATGCAGCAACGTTTCGTCGATGCCTTGCAACCGGGCACGATCATTCGCGAACAGGACCTGGAGCGGGTGCTGCTGCGCCTGTCGGACATCGCCGGTGTCGCGGTGCGCGCGATCTTGCGGCCGTCGCAACAGCCGGGTGCTGCGGACATTGTCCTCGAGCTCAACGAGATGACGGCCTTCACTGCCCGAGCGGCCATCGACAACTACGGCAACTACTTCACCGGTTCCAATCGGCTGACCTCCAGCGTCAGCCTCAACGATGCGTTCGGCTTCGGCGAAACCTTTACCGTCAACTCGCAGAACTCATTCGAAGGGCTGGAGATCAAGGGGGTTGGCTTTCAGCAACCCTTGGGCGCCAGCGGGATTTCCATTGGTGCCAATTACGCTGAGCTGGAATACGCGATCGGCAAGAACCTCAAGGCGGTCAACGCCGACGGCACGGCCAAGGTGTCTTCGGTATTCCTCAACAGCTCGCTGCTGCGCTCGCGGGACACCAACATCAGTCTCAACCTGTCCGAAGAGCACCGGCATTTCGAGGACGAAGCCGGCGATTTTGCCGTGAAAAAATCGGCGGTGTTTCGCAGTGCCGCGCTGTATGGCAACTGGCGGGACGGTTGGCAGGGCAGCAACCTGTGGAGCCTGGCCTTCGGTGTCGGCGACCTGGACAAGAACACCGCTGCTGATGCAGCGCTGGACGATTTCACCGCAAAAGCCGCGGGCACCTACAAGAAAACCAACGCCTCGTTCAGTCGTTTGCAGACGTTGGGTTACGGCTATTCGCTGTACGGCTCGATCGCCGGGCAATGGGCCGACAAGAACCTCGATTCCTCGGAAAAACTCAGCCTCGGCGGACCCAATGGCGTGCGCGCCTATCCGGTCGGCGAAGCGGCGGGGGACGAGGGGATTCTGGGGCGTGTGGAATTGCGCAAATACCTGGGCACGTTTCACGGCGCGATTGCCGAGGGCGCATTGTTCGCCGACGGCGGCAAGGTGCGCGTCAACAAGAACCCCTGGGACAACAGCGAAAATGACCTGACCCGCTATGGCTACGGCGTGGGGGTGAACCTGTATCACCGCGAGCTGGTGATGAACGCCAGCCTGGCGTTTTCGCCCGGCGACAACCCCACCAGCGACGATCGCGCGGCGCGGCGCCTGTGGTTCTCGATCTCCGGTTCGCCTCAGGCATTCGCCGGGTTGGCCAGCGACCTGGGTTCCAAGGGCGAGGATTTCGAAGTGCCCGAAACCCAGACCGTGTTCTACGGCTCACTGGGCATCGTCCCCGAATACGTCGACCGTCACGGCGCGACCGCCGCGGCGCCGGCCAACCAGAGCCGACTGGCCACCCCCAACGGACGCAACATGGCCAGTTTCTGGCGGGCCCGTGACAACGTCTCCTACGTCGGTGGACATGGCGGTTATGCGCTGACCGATGACTGGAACCTGTTGTGGCAACTCGAGTACGGCATTTCCCTCAACTACACCGCCAGCGACGACCCTTCGGTGGTGCAGTCGGCGTCGCCGAGCACCAAGCTGCGCAACTCCGGCGCGGCGTTCAACAACGGGCAGTACGGTACGTTGCTGTATGGCATCTGGGACATGCCAATGAAAGAAGCCACCACCAGTCTTGATCCGTTCCACGGCAAGACCAGTGCGGCGTATTACAACATCATCGGTTCGCCCGGCTTCAGCACCAGCCTGGCCACCAACGTCAACGGGCCGTCCGGCACCGCCGAGGAATCGAACAACGATGACGCCGCGTTCAACCGGCGTCAGGCTGGCGTCGTGCAGTACTGGACGCCGGAGTGGTACGGCCTGCAACTGAAACTGGCGTATTCCAACAACGGCACCCGCTCAGCCGAAGACGTCGGCAACGGCTATATCTACGGCGGCAGCCTGACCTACACCCATGGAGGCTTTACCGCGGTGGTCGCTGCCGAACGGCACGTCGATTATTTCGGCGTCGCCTCGCTGGGACGCAATGCCCGGGGCGTCGGCAGCACCACCCACGTCACTGACGGCACGTCTTCGGATGATTTCAGTGTGCGTTACGGCCTGGCCTATGACTTCGGCGACACCAAGCTGTCGGCCATTGCCGATGACTTGTCCTATTCCGAAGACGGCGTGATCAACAACAGCACCACCTCCAGCGACCTGTCGAAATATCGCCGCCGTGCCTATCTGCTCGGCGTCACGCACAACATCGGCGCCTGGCAGTTGCGGGCCAGTTACGCCCAGGCGCTGCCGGGCGAGTGCTCGATGATCGCTGCCCGGGCTATCGACTGCGACACCCACGGCATGGGTGCCACTCAGTACGCCGTGGGTGCTACGTACAAGCTGACCAAAAACACCGACCTGTTCGGTCAGTACGTGATCCTGAAAAACCAGTCCCTGGCCAACTACAACTTCGCGCTGACCGGCGTTTACGCCGCCAGCGGCTACGCACCGGGCGCCGGCACCACCATCAGCGCCATCGGCACTGGCATCAACTATTCGTTCTGA
- a CDS encoding dihydrolipoyllysine-residue acetyltransferase → MKNVHEVRMPDIGDAKDVGVIEILVKAGDAVLEGQTLIIVETDKASMEIPSPTTGVLHSLTVGLDDKVSEGSPIALIESEGRSPAPAPIIEPVAALTEPRQAPSPIEVVAPPTHLPLASPSVRKFSRELGVSLMAIQGTGLRNRITKEDVSAHVKGALTAAEPSARPLAGLLPWPVVDFAQYGPVETRALSRIRKISGANLHRNWVMIPHVTNHDDADITQLEQFRVQVNKEKAESGVKLTLLALLMKACAAALKKFPEFNASLKGDELVLKRYCHIGFAADTPQGLVVPVIKDVDQKGVLAIAREMSALAEKAREGKLSVAEMSGGCFSISSLGGIGGTYFTPIINAPEVAILGVGKSRERLALEGGQVVTRHMLPLSLSWDHRVIDGAAAGRFNAYLGSVLADYRRLVL, encoded by the coding sequence ATGAAGAATGTGCATGAAGTGCGAATGCCCGACATTGGCGATGCCAAGGACGTCGGTGTCATAGAAATACTGGTCAAGGCCGGCGATGCGGTGCTCGAAGGGCAGACCTTGATCATTGTCGAGACAGACAAGGCGTCCATGGAAATTCCATCGCCAACGACGGGCGTATTGCACTCGTTGACGGTCGGGCTGGACGACAAGGTCAGCGAAGGATCGCCGATCGCCTTGATCGAAAGTGAAGGGCGCTCACCGGCACCTGCTCCCATCATCGAACCCGTTGCAGCGCTCACAGAACCTCGGCAGGCACCGTCGCCCATCGAAGTGGTTGCCCCGCCGACGCACTTGCCGCTGGCCTCGCCCTCGGTCCGCAAGTTTTCTCGAGAGCTCGGTGTTTCGCTCATGGCCATTCAGGGGACGGGGCTGCGCAATCGCATCACCAAAGAGGACGTGTCGGCCCATGTGAAAGGCGCGCTCACGGCAGCTGAACCCAGTGCCCGGCCGTTGGCTGGCTTGCTGCCCTGGCCGGTGGTTGATTTTGCCCAATACGGGCCGGTGGAAACCCGGGCACTTTCGCGCATCCGCAAAATCAGCGGGGCCAACCTGCATCGCAACTGGGTCATGATTCCCCACGTGACCAATCATGACGATGCGGATATCACGCAGCTCGAACAGTTCCGCGTGCAGGTGAACAAGGAAAAGGCAGAGAGCGGGGTCAAGCTGACGTTGCTGGCCTTGTTGATGAAAGCCTGCGCAGCCGCCCTGAAAAAATTCCCGGAGTTCAATGCCAGCCTCAAGGGGGACGAACTGGTGTTGAAGCGTTATTGCCACATCGGCTTTGCCGCCGATACGCCGCAAGGGTTGGTCGTTCCTGTCATCAAGGACGTCGATCAAAAAGGTGTGCTGGCGATTGCCCGGGAAATGTCGGCGCTGGCTGAAAAGGCACGGGAGGGCAAGTTGAGCGTTGCGGAGATGAGTGGGGGCTGCTTTTCCATCTCGTCCCTGGGCGGCATTGGCGGGACGTATTTCACGCCGATCATCAATGCGCCTGAAGTCGCCATCCTGGGGGTGGGCAAAAGCCGGGAGCGACTCGCGCTGGAGGGTGGGCAGGTGGTCACGCGCCACATGCTGCCGTTGAGCCTGAGTTGGGATCATCGTGTGATCGATGGCGCCGCCGCGGGTCGTTTCAACGCCTATCTGGGCAGTGTCCTGGCGGACTACCGTCGGCTGGTGTTGTAA